CGGACCAATTCCACATTACAAcggattattttaaaatgaatcTTGGGAGAATAATTTGTTATGAATGAAATGAGACTGAGATTGTTcgtgattaatattatttgagagTAATACATCGTAGACAATTTACttgtttttataatgaatTCAATGATTGTTGTACCATCATGGAGTTCTGTTGcctactttaaaaaatataaggtaaatgcgttaaatttttattatatataatttctattatgaaaatatttttttataaaaaggtgAACTATATAGTGTTGTTAAATTCAAGTACAGGAAGATCAAGACAAaccaacatatatatatctgtcgtttagtatattaatacaatttagatTTCGTTAAAACACAAAGCGCAAagtattcaataataaaatatatacatatagatcgTAAGAAGTTATAATAATTCCTATATCGATGTAAAACAATATCACATCATTTGCAGAATAGGAAAGCTTATCACTGGCTCGCGATTTGCCAAACGTGCTTTTCCGTATCTTTTACACCTGATATGTCAGTATTGTCAAGGATCCAAGCATAAGCCTTAATAACCGGAAATATACTCGTATCTATGTAACAATACTACATTTGTCAACAATatccatatatgtatatattgtatatacataaaattagatattttaaagagtgccatttaaatttaaattatatataatatatatagatatatataaatatatatacatacatttgacaatacatatattatcgTAACAATACTGGGCTTTTAGCGACAAAGATAACGTCGCGCGACATATAAAAGAATTGATAACAATTATTCACAACATTTCTTCTCGCGACTCTGATAAATATATTGCGAGAGAGGTATTGATATTCGATGCAACAATTAAACTTCATATGTGCAATGTAACAATTCAAGTTTTCCTATATGCGTCGGTTGCCCGCGAAATTGCTTATGTTTCCTTACGTAACTATGCATCAACAAGAATGTAGAATTTACCGGTCCAAGTCAAGAAACACCTCGGGATTAATTTACGCGCATGACATACATCTGTAAAATATTCACTCGAGCTTTCATATTCAAAAAATGGAAGCTTATTAATTCAATTGTTAATCGATCTCGCGAGAATTTTTGTTCATCCAGCCGGTCAATTCGTCAATTGTAGCGATTTTTCGTTTCGTTTATTGCGATTTTTACTTCTTCAGGAACTTTTTCATTTGCTTCGTTTGATGCTGCATACTGTATTGAGCGTTCTCGGCCTTCGTGATCAGGGAGTCCAGCTTGTTCAGATGGGATCCCATTTTCTGGCCGAGATCGATCTGCTTCGGCTGGACGCCGCTGTCCGCCGGCTGGTCCGCCGCGACGACGTCGTCCGACGACGTCTCCACCGTCATCACCTCGTCGACCGTAGACTCGAGCTTCTCCTGATTTTCCTGCTCCGCATCGGGATTCGGCTCCTCGGGCTTGTGACGCGGCGTCCCGCCGCGAGAACTCACCTTCCCCTTGAGCAATGTTCCCAGACTGCCACAAACTGTCTGCGGAATTGTTTGTTTCGTATATGATCCTCGTTCTCTCTATTCGTTGCTCGCGAGGAACGAAGGAAACGCGCGATGTCGATTTAAAAACGTGTAATTGTcgatttatttgtaattcgtCAGGGCGGAGTTTACGAACAATTATTCATTTAGTCGCGCGGGGCAGGAGGGAGGCGTTATCAATTTGCGAACGGGTAAGGACATAAAGCGGCCCGTGGTATCGGTCGTAAAAATTCTATGCTATCgttatgacaaaataataattaattcgagCAACATGCGAAATAAGCGCGCGCGCAGGTCCGCGCAATTAATTATCCCAAGTCACCTTGAATCTGTTGAGCTTCTTCTGCGTAGAGGTCAAAATGGTGTTCAGCTCGTCCAGACCGCCGCCGATGTGCCCGGCCTTCTCGTCCGCGTAATCCAAGTCCTGTGGAGATAAGCGCATCGTCGttaagaggaagaggaggaggggagggagtAGTAGAGGATGTCGTGTCGCGGACACGCGTGAAcggccgtcgtcgtcggcgcTAACGAACCTCGGTTATCCGAACTCCCGTCCTACGTCAGCGATTTATTCCGCGACgatctctcgcgcgcggtCCGCACGTGGACGCGCAACCCGATTCTGCTGCGTAACGTCTGTCGCGAATGCGATATCGCATCGTAGGTGCATTAGCCGTTCGTAAACACGAATGCGAAAGAGAGCGTCGGATGAatgagaagagaagagagaaataaaaaaaattgtacgacaaaaaaatgtataaaagtttGACGCAAAAAActacattgattttattaatagatattaataatattagtatgtcgatttaaaaaaaaagagatttctAGTAGCCCtgctattttgtttttttccgtCCTCCCGAATTGTTGGTTGCAGCGCGAGGCGCGACGCGATTTACCTTTAATGCActatcgtcgtcgccgtcgtcgggATGACGATTCTCGCTCTGCGACTGCCGCCACTCCTCCTCGCTGGGCCTCGGCAAGCCCAGCAATTCTGCCCTCTCGCATGCGTGCTGATAGTCCTCGGACATCGCGGGTCCAGGTCCCAACTgcacggcgacgacgacgacggcggatCGCGGCTACCCGGAGCTACGTCGGGTGGCGTCGCGACGAGCGTAGTGCGTCCGCGAGTGCTCTCGGACGCGTTATTCCGCGGAAAACGCTGCGCCCTTGGCGCGAGGCATGCATCCCTCGAAGAATCCATATTGCCGCGGGAACTGCGCAAGCCCGTCCGAAGGCGGGCGGAATTACGGATGAAGCGCTTCGCGACACCCTCCGGAGGGTGCAGAACCTCGATCGGGATGATCCCGATCAAATATTAACTTTCCGGAGGCTGTGCAATAAGAGAGCTTGATATATGTACGCACGAAAAAATAGaacgtttaaataaaacatgagAACTTGTAACGGAGCGATTTCGATAGAACtcaaatgtaagaaaaaaaaagctccCAACGCGAAGTAACGAGAAGTGACGTTGGATCGATGGTTGCGGCTGTAGGTATGACTGAAAAGCGGCTTTCGAGAGCGAtcggttttatttatatggaaGAACAGAGAATAAAACGGGGTGCTATAGGGATCTCACGCAgtcaataatattgataagtattaatattgaatcGGTAGTATTGACAGTACgcatcaatatttttacagccCAAGATTATTTCTACGATTTCTGTGTCATCCATGATTGTGgaactatatttataattggcaGAAATACTGACGCGCAGTCCTCCTCGCGTGGTCATTATCGTTGTCGATATTCCTATCGCACAGAAAAATTTGCATCATCAATATTCCACATTGTTTTATCAGTTTTAACACACGATTAATAATACTGCCGGCAGAGTTGGATAtagtaactagttaaaaagttaataacctttaactcaattattaattaaatttatttgatgatCCATATTGCAATTGTTCATTTAAGGTgagctaatttttaaaagagcaCTACATTCTAACGTGatataaaaatcgaaaattaattcttaatttaatttaacttaatcttaacgtaactGAGTTAGTTTTCTTACTCTTATAAcgtaaattgataaattactttataaactactttaacataatt
The sequence above is a segment of the Monomorium pharaonis isolate MP-MQ-018 unplaced genomic scaffold, ASM1337386v2 scaffold_261, whole genome shotgun sequence genome. Coding sequences within it:
- the LOC105830891 gene encoding uncharacterized protein LOC105830891, which encodes MSEDYQHACERAELLGLPRPSEEEWRQSQSENRHPDDGDDDSALKDLDYADEKAGHIGGGLDELNTILTSTQKKLNRFKTVCGSLGTLLKGKVSSRGGTPRHKPEEPNPDAEQENQEKLESTVDEVMTVETSSDDVVAADQPADSGVQPKQIDLGQKMGSHLNKLDSLITKAENAQYSMQHQTKQMKKFLKK